The DNA region GCGCAGATAGCCCTCGTGGGCCAGGGTGCGCAGCAGGTGGTACGCCGTGGGCAGGGCGAGCCCGGCCTCACGGGCGAGCTGCTTCGCGGGCGCCCCGTGCTCGTGGCGGGCGACGGACTCCAGGAGACGCATCGCACGCTGCACGGATCCGATGAGGGTCGTGGGATGCGGCTCGGAGGAAGGGACGTGTGGTCCGGCGGATGCGGTGTCAACCGTGGCCAAGGGGTGCTCCCGAAGCGCGAGGGGGGCCGCCCGTGCGGGGGTAACACGGGAGGGATCTGAGCGCCGCTCGCGGGTATCAACCCCGCGTCGAATTCCGGACTTTAACCGTCTGCCACCGCTCGCAGACGGCCTGTGCCGAAACTTCCCTCGCCCGAGGGAACTGCCGGTTCCTGTTACCGCCGGCCGGTTGCCGACCGGCGGGTCTCCCGTCGCCTACCAGTCGCTCCTCGACGAGGAGCTCGACATGAACCTCCGTACGACGTAGATCAGTCCGCCGACCAACGCCACGAAGACCAGCAGCTTGAAGAGCAGGCCGATCACGAACCCGACGACGCTCGCTATCAGGCCGCCGAACACGACCAGGGCGATGACCGGCACCGCGACCCACTTAATCCACCACGGCATACCCGCGAAGATCTCTCGCATCGCCCTTGTTCCTTGTCTCTCTGCCCGTTTCCGAGTGCTGTCCCGGCCCGCTCCCGAAGGTGACGGGTCTCGGATGTCCTGCCCTCGATGCTAGGCGCGGCAGGGGTGCCGACGGGGGCCTCGCACCCCTTGTCCTCCCCTGAACGTTCCCCTAGGGAACCCTGAGGCGGAGGTCAGCTCTCCGGCGGAGAGAAGACCACCACGACCCGCAGATCCTCGCTGATGTGGTGGAACTTGTGGGCCACCCCCGCAGGCACGTAGACGACGCTGCCGCGTGCCACCTGGGTCGTCTCCATGCCGACCGTGATCGCGGCGCGGCCGCTGACGACGAAGTACACCTCGTCCTGGCGGTGGGGCTGCTGCGGGTCCTGGGTGCCCGCGTCGAGCGCGTACAGGCCGACCGACATGTTCTTCTCACGCAGGAACTGGAGGTACGCACCGTCGTTGGCGGCGCGCTCCGCCTCCAGTTCGTCCAGCCGGAATGCCTTCATCGTTCTTGTCCGCCCTTGCCCCGCTGCTCGTATCCGATCACGTCTGTCACGATCAGACACATGAAGAATTTCGTAGTCAAGACGCTCGCCAACGCCGGCGCACTGGCCGTCGCCGTGTGGCTGCTCGACAAGATCACCCTGTCCGGTGACAGCACGGGCAAGGAGATCGGCACGCTGTTGCTCGTCGCACTGGTCTTCGGCCTGGTCAACTTCCTGGTCAAGCCGATCGTGCAGGTGCTGACGTTCCCGCTGTTCATTCTCACGCTCGGCCTGATCACACTGGTGATCAACGCCCTGATGCTGCTGCTCACCTCGTGGCTGGCGGACAAGCTCGACCTGAGCTTCCACGTCGAGGGCTTCTGGACCGCCGTCCTGGGCGGCCTGATCATCTCCATCGTCTCCTGGGCGCTGAACGTCGTCCTCCCCGACAAGGACTGAGCGACCAGATGCCCTATCGCGTGTGCTTCGTCTGCACCGGCAACATCTGCCGCTCCCCGATGGCCGAATCCGTCTTCCGCGCGCGGGTGGCTGAGGCCGGGCTGGACGGTCTGGTCGAGGTGGACAGCGCCGGCACCGGCGGCTGGCACGAGGGCGACGGCGCCGACCCACGCACCGTCTCCGTCCTCGAAGCGGGCGGCTACGAAGGCGGCCATGCGGCCCGCCAGTTCCACGCCGACTGGTTCACCCGGCTCGACCTGGTCATAGCCCTCGACGCCGGCCACCTGAGGGCCCTGCGCCGCCTCGCCCCCACTGAGGCGGACGCCGAGAAGGTGCGGCTGCTGCGCTCGTACGACCCTGCCGTCGCGTCGGCCTCGGGAGTCGACCTCGACGTACCGGACCCCTACTACGGGGGCCTGGACGGCTTCGAGGAGTGTCTTGAGATGGTGGAGGCGGCGAGCCCCGGCCTGCTCGCCGCGGTACGGGAGCAAGTGGAGGGACAGGCGGCATGACAGATTCCGTTACGGGAGTGGGTGACGGCACACGCGCGGTGCGGGCGGGGCTGCCCGAGCCCGTCAAGCACGAGCCGACCCTCCCGGGGCCGGTGTTCGCCGCCCACTTCCATCTGCCGGGCGACCCCACCGGCCCGTACACATACGGCCGCGACGAGAACCCGACCTGGACCCATCTGGAGCGCGCCATCGGCGAGCTGGAGGCTCCGGGGCACGACGACGTCGAGACGCTCGTCTTCGCCTCCGGCATGGCCGCCATCTCGGCCGTCCTCTTCTCCCAGCTGGGCGCCGGCGACACGGTCGTGCTGCCCGACGACGGCTACCAGGTGCTGCCGCTCGTGCGCGCACAGCTGGAGGCGTACGGAATCGAGGTGCGCACCGCCCCGACCGGCGGCGACGCCCAGCTCGACGTCCTCGACGGCGCGAAGCTGCTGTGGATCGAGACCCCGTCGAACCCGGGGCTCGACGTGTGCGACGTACGGCGGCTCGTCGAGGCGGCGCACGCGCGTGGCTGTCTGGTCGCCGTCGACAACACCCTGGCGACCCCGCTCGGACAGCGCCCGCTGGAACTGGGCGCCGACTTCTCCGTGGCCAGCGGCACCAAGCAGCTCACCGGGCACGGAGACATCCTCCTGGGGTACGTCACCGGTGGCGACGCCGTGGCGATGGCCTCCGTACGGCGCTGGCGCAAGATCGTCGGGGCGATTCCGGGGCCCATGGAGGCGTGGCTCGCGCACCGCTCCCTCGCGACGCTCCACCTGCGCGTGGAACGGCAGAACGCCAATGCACTGGTGATCGCCGAGGCCCTGCGCGACCGGCACGAGGAACTCGGGGTCCGTTATCCGGGGCTGCCCGGCGACCCGTCGCACAAGATCGCCTCTCAGCAGATGCGGCGCTTCGGGTGCGTGGTGTCGTTCACGCTGCCCACGCGCGCGCGTGCCGACCGTTTTCTCGACGCGCTGCGATTGGTGGACGACGCGACCAGCTTCGGCGGGGTGCGGTCGACGGCCGAGCGGCGCGGCCGCTGGGGCGGTGACGCGGTGCCGGAGGGCTTTATCCGCTTCTCAGCCGGTGCCGAGGATCCTCAGGACCTCGTGGCCGATGTGCTGCGTGCGCTCGACGAGTCCGCTCAGTGAACGCCCGCTGAGTCACCGGTCAGTAGCGGGCACGTACGGCGGACGGTCCGAGCCTCCCCCCTCGTGGCTCGGACCGTCCCGGTTCTGCGCGCGAAGAACCGCGCGAACAAGGCTAGTTGACTCTGTGTCAGTGTCCAATCACAGTAGCGACAGAGACCTATCGACATATTTATAGTTGGGGGCTTCCGGGAGCTGGAGAGAAAAGGAACGCCATGGATCTGGCCTTGCTGCGGACCTTCGTGACCGTGCACCGGGCCGGCTCCTTCACCCGCGCGGCCGCCCTGCTGGGCCTCTCGCAGCCTGCCGTCACCTCCCAGATCCGGACCCTCGAACGACAGCTGGGACGCCCTCTCTTCCTGCGTCAGGCCCGTGGAGTGACCCCTACGACCATGGGCGACGAACTCGCCCACAAGGCGGCACCCCATCTCGACGCCCTGGTGGAGATCGCCGAGACCGGTCTCGACGAGGACTCCTCCGTACGCACGCTCCATCTCGCCGGCCCGCCGGAGTTCACCGCCGAACGCGCCCTGCCCGCGCTCACCGAGCTGACCGGGGACGACGGCCAGGGCTTCGCGCTGCGTGCCTCCTTCGGCAACGCGGAGGAGACGCTGGAAGGACTCGCCGCCGGACATCACGATCTGGCCATCAGTACGGCCCGCCCGCGCGGCGCCCTGCTCACCGCGACTCCGCTCTGCGACGAGGAGCACGTCCTGGTCGCCGCCCCGCGCTGGGCCGACCGCCTCGGCTCCGGCTCGTTACGTCACCGGGGCGAGCCCTCCCTGGAGAACTTCCCCGTGGTGGAGGTGCACGAGTCGCTGCCGTTCGTCGCCCGCTACTGGGCCTCCGTCTTCGACTCCCGCCCGGCCGCCTCGGGCACCGTCATCGTCCCCGACCTGCGCGCTGTCCTCGCCTGTGCGACCACCGGCGCCGGGCTCGCGGTGTTACCGCGCTATCTGTGCGCACCGGCTCTGGCGCGGGGAGACGTCGTCGCACTGACCGAACCCGCGGTGCCTCCGCTTCGTACGTACTTCCTGGTGGTACGCACCGGCACACTGGCCATGCCCCATATTGCGCGGGCGCACGAGTGGCTCATGCACGCCGCCATAGACTGGTCATGACCAAGATGCATCACCTCGTCAAGAGGGCGATGTTTCACGTGGAACCAACTGGGCCACATTTCTCCCATGACCGTCCGACCCGTGGTCAAGCGCACCGCCCGGGCCGTCCTACTGGACGGCAATGACCTGGTCCTCATCAAGCGGACCAAGCCCGGCGTCGATCCCTACTGGCTGACGCCCGGCGGCGGGGTCGAGCCGGAGGACACGACCGTCGTCGACGCACTCCATCGTGAGGTGCACGAGGAACTCGGCGCCAAGATCACCGATGTGGTGCCCTGCTTCGTCGACACCGTCGAGCACATCGGCGAGGACGCGAGCACGACCGGCGTGAAGGTCCAGCACTTCTTCGTCTGCCGCCTGGAATCCATGGACCCCTCGCTGCGCCATGGCCCCGAGATCGACGAGCCCTGCGGAGAGTACGAGATCGTGCGGATCCCCTTCACCCGCGTGGGAATCGCTTCCGTCCATCTCGTACCGCTGTCGCTGCGGCACTATCTCGACGGAAACATCGAGGGCGTACTGGCGATGCACGCACCCGACCTGGGCTGACGACTGGTTCGGAGTCAGTCTCCGGTCACGGCGAGTTCTTCCACCGAGTCGTGACGGATCCTCTCCGACGGGATGCCGATGTCCCTGAGCGCGTCGACCCCGCTGCGGATCATGCCGGGCGGGCCCGAAAGATACGCGTCGTACTCGTTCCACGGCCCGTACTCGCGTACGGCGTCGGGGAGATTCAGATGCCCGTGCTGGTCCACTATCGGGCGCACCGCGAGCCAGGGGTGGCTCTGCTGAAGCCGGAGCATCGTGTCGATGTCGTACAGGTCGTGATCGGTGCGGGCTCCGTAGAACACCTCGACCGGGCGCCGCTCGCCGTGTTCGGCGACGTCCTCGACCAGGGCCTTTATCGGCGCTATGCCGGTACCGCCGCCCAGGCAGAGCAGGCCGCTGTCGGTGGTGTGGTCGACGGTCATCGAGCCGGCCGGAGGGCCGAGCCTGACGACGTCGCCGGGGCGGGCGCGGTGCACCAGCGCGTTGGAGACCCAGCCCGCCGGAATCGCCTTCACGTGGAACGACAGCAGTCCGTCGGAGCGGGGCGCCGAGGCGAAGGAGTAGTGCCGCCAGATCCGCGGCCACCAAGGGGTCTCCAGGCTCGCGTACTGCCCGGCGAGGAAGGGGTACGGCTGGTCGGGGCGGACCGTGATGACGGCGACGTCCGGGGTCCTGAGGTCGTGCGAGACCACCTCGCCATGCCACCAGGCCGGCGCCCGCAGTTCGTCCGTGGCTGCGGCGTCGATCATGACCTGCGAGATCGTTGTGTACGCCCGCACCCAGGCAGCCTCGGTCTCCCCGTCCCAGCCTGCGGCGAACCGGCTGAGCGAGCCGATCAGGCACTCGCCGACGGCCGGGTAGTGCTCGGGGCGGGTGCCGTACTTGCGGTGGCCACGGCCGAGGTTCTTCAGATACGCGACCAGGACCTCGGTGTTGTCGATGTGCTCGGCCGCGGTCAGCAGTGCCCGCAGGAGCCGGTCCCGCTGAGTGTCCATCGCAGCGGGGAAGAGCTGGCGCAGCTCCGGGTGCCGTACGAAGAGCAGCGCGTAGAAGTACGAGGTGACCTTGTCGGCGACGGGACCCACCTCGGCCATGGTCCGGCGGATGAGGACGGCGTCGGGGGAGGCGGCCTGTGCGGGGGCAGGAACGGCTACGGCGGCGGGGGCAGGAACGGAGCGCCAGTCGGGAACGCGCGGCGCGTGGTCGGGCCCAGGTGGGGCGGGGGGACCGGTGTGGGCTTGCGGGGCGGGTGTCGCCTCGTACGTCATGGCTGGCGTCGCGGTCGGCCCGGCATGAGCAGCTCCGGCATGAGCGGCCCCGGCACGGGGGGCGTCGGCACGGGGAGCGTCGGCACGGGGAGCGTCGGCAGGTACGAACCTGGCGCCGGTGGGGCCGCCGTCAGGGGAACCCGCGTGGCGGCCGAGCGTCTCCGTGACTCCGGTGTCGACTCGTTCGGTGTCGGAGACGGTCTCGTCGGTCGGGGGTATTCGTTGCCCAGTCGTGGCGTCGGCGCCCGTTGTGGGCCTGCCGACGGGGCGCAGCGCGGCCAGGCGGTGGCCCTCGGGCGCCTCCTGCTCGCCGCCCGCGGGCGGCTCCGGCGGCTTGTGCGGCGTGAACCAGCCGCCCCCGCCACTACCCCCTGAAGTGCCGTTGTCGGCCGACGTGGTGGTCGGAGCGTCCATGGTGTGCCTCGCCTCGAACATCTTTCGGTCGGTCTGCGCACTTCCTCGGTCGGAAGATGCCTGCTTTCCCCCGCAGACTGCTTGCTTTCCCCGTTCCGCCCCGTCGCCCCATGGCGGCCACATTGAACCCCGGAATCCCGCACCCTACGGACAAGTAGGCCAAGAGTGTGACATTGGCCGCACTACAGCCATCGCAGCATCTCACCCTGCGCCAACACCCCGGCCACGTAACCGGAAATGCGGGTCTTCGATCTCTCTGTCCCGTTAGGCTGCATTGCCGTTTGTTCGCCCTGGCGGGATGCGCGGACATCACACCGGACACGAACCGGAGTCGACCATACCGGCCGCCGTCCGGCACACAAGTCCCCCCTTCCCCACGTCGGGAATTGAAGGGGGACCGGACCGTCAATTCCTTGAATTACCGGGCAGGGCACACCAATTCATAGGCACCCCGCAGATCCCGCCCCACGTAGGAGTGGGTGGCGAGACCTTCCACATGCCGGTCCGCGTTGACGGCGACGGATACCGGCACCACCCCGAACAGATCCCTGTCGGACATCGAGTCGCCGTACGCGACGCAGTCGGCTCTCGCCACCCCGAACTCCGCGCAGAGCCGGTCCGCGATCCGTACCTTGGCCGCCGCGCTCAGGATCCCGGCAGGGTCCACCGGCTCGGTGAACGGCACCGCGGGGAAGCGTGATCCGTACGCGGCGTGCGCGCCCCACCCCGTCAGCCGCTCGACGAAGAACGAGGGTGAGAGCGAGACAACGGCGCTGTAGTCGCCGCTCCCCCTGATGTCCGCCCAGACGTCCTGGATGCCCTCCAGCCACGGCGCACTCGCGAAGGCGGTCGCCACATGCACCTCGGTGAGATCTCTCCAGAGGGCGTGCACCTGCGTCGCGTACTCCGGCGGGCCTATGAGCCCCGCTCCGATCGCCTCGTCGAGCGCCACGGTCTCGGCTTCCAGGCCGAGCTGCCGGGAGATCTCCACAGGCGCCGAGGTGCCGTGCAGCAAGGTCCCGTCCAGATCGAAGAGATGAAGTCTCGCCATGTACGCCGAGGCTAGTACGTGGGGTTACTCCCGCCGGCAGACGTACTCTTCGCTCCCGCGCGGCACGGTGTTTCACGTGAAACTAAGCCGCCCCGCACGCCGGGCCACCCTCGTCGTCCATGTAGCCGCCTCCGCGGGCTGGCTCGGGCTCACGCTCGGGCTGCTCGCTCTGGGGATCACCGCGGCCACCACAGGGTCCGCGGTGACCGTGGAGGCCTCCGTACGCGCCATGAAGCTGTTCGCCGACTGGCTCCTGCTCCCCCTCGCGATCCTCACGCTCCTGAGTGGTCTGGTGCTGTCCCTCGGCACTCCGTGGGGACTGGCGAGGCATCGCTGGGTCTACATCAAGTTCTGGCTGACCCTGGCCACGATCACCGCCACTGTCTTCGCGCTGCGTCCCGGCGTCGGTTCCGCCGTCACGGCTGTTTCGGCAGGCGGCCCGCTGCCTGACGCCGGTGACGTTCTGTTCGGGCCGATCGTCTCGCTGTCCGCCTATCTCTTCATGACGGTGATCTCGGTCCTCAAGCCCTGGGGACTGACCCGGCGTGGACGGAGGCTGCGTGAGCAGAAGTCAGTCGGACAGAAGTCGCGTGGGCAAAAGATCAGTGCGGCTGCCCGGAAATCGGTGGACGCCGAGCGGGCATCTCAGACAGCCTGACCTGCGTGTCGACTCCTTCCCCCGCCTTCCAGCCCATCCGCCGTCTGACCCCACGCGATCTCACCGCCTGCGCCGATCTCGCCGAGAACCGCGGCTGGCCCCGCGAGGAGCACAAGTGGGGCCTCCTGCTCACGGCCGGTACGGGTTACGGCATCGACGACCCCGACGGGGGCCTCGTCACCGCCTGCGTCGTGACCTCGTACGGGCCCCAGGAGCGCCCCGCCCTGGCCGCGATCGGCATGGTGCTGGTCGCCGAGCGGCATGCCCGCCAGGGCGTCGGACGCAGGTTGATGCAGCATGTCGTCGCCGAGCTGGACACCACACCGGTGACGCTGCACGCGACGCCGTACGGGCGCCCTCTCTACGAGGAGCTGGGATTCAAGACCACCGGACGGGCCGAGATGGTCCGCGGCCACTTCGTCCCGGGCGGCCCTGAGCCCGAGGTCGCCACGCGTGCGGCCACGGCCGAGGACCTCAATGCGATCCTCCGGCTCGACGAAGGGGTCTTCGGTACCGACCGCACGCACATGATCACGCGCCTGCCCGCCTTCGCCGACCAGCTGCGTGTCGCCGAGGAGAACGGCCGGATCATCGGCTACGCGGCCGCCTGGCCCAACCTGGACAACCATGTCGTGGGTCCGCTGATCGCCCGGGACACGGAGACGGCCAAGGCGCTCATCGCCTCGCTGGCCGCCCACGTCGACGGACCGTTGCGCACCGACATCGACGTACGGCACGAGGAGTTGCTGGCGTGGGTGAAGGAACGCGGGCTCGCCCCCCTGAGTTTCAACGCGGTCATGACGTACGGCATCTCGGAGTTGCCGGGCGACTGGACGCGGCGGTTCGCTCCGCTCACGGTGGCTGCGGGCTGAAGGGCCGAGGGTGAGTTGGGCCGACGTCTGAGAGCTCGGCGACTGAGAGTTCGACGGTAGAGAACTCGGCGGTAGAGAACTGGCGGCCAACCGAAACGCCTGCCCCGGACGGGACAGGCGTTTCGGTGTTCCTGGCGCTCCGGCGCGTTCGAGCGCTCCTAAGCGAGCGTCTTCAGCGCGGTGGTGGCGAAGGCGTGGTCCTGCTCCGGCGCGCCACCGCCGACTCCGATCGCGCCGACCAGACGGCCGTCGCGGTGAACCGGGACGCCACCCGCGATGAAGAGCAGCGGGCGGTCGAGGGCGGTGGGCAGGGTGTGAAAGAGACCACCCGGCTGCACGGCGTCGACGAGGTCGGCTGTGGGGGTGTCCAGCTGCAGTGCCGTGTAGGCCTTGCGGGTGCTGGTCTCACCGGAGATCAGCACGGCCCGGTCGTCGCGCCGGAAGGCGAGCAGGTGGCCGCCCGCGTCGAGGACGGTGACGCTGACCGTGACGTCGGCGGCTTCCGCGGCGCGACGAGCGGCCGTGACGAGAGCCTCGGCGTCCTGGATGGTCAGCGGGGCGACGGCGGTGGTGCTCATGAGCTTGTTTCTCCTTGATGAGTGGTGCCGTGTGGGGGTGGGGGTGGCGGTTTGCCGGGTGGGGCGTGTGGGGGCAGTGATCTGCTGAGGTGCGGGTGAAGGCCTGCTCGGGGTTTCGGTGGGACACCGGGACAGCCCTGGCCCAGCGGTCGACCAAACCAGGGCGGATACGACCGCCCGGGCAGCGGGTCAGTGGTGGACAGCGGCCTTCTGCTGCGCGGACTCCGCCGAGGCCGCCCCGGTGACGACCAAGCCGTCGGTGGCGTCCGTGGCGTCGGCCCGGCGCTCCAGAGCGGCAGAGAGGACGGCGAGCGCAAGAGCGGCGGCAGCGAGGGCGGCACCGACCCAGTTGGGGGCGGTGTAGCCGAGGCCGGCCGCGATGACGAGGCCGCCGAGCCAGGCGGAGAGGGCGTTACCGAGGTTGAAGGCGCCGATGTTCACGGCGGAGGCGAGTGTCGGGGCGCCGTGCGCCTGGTCGAGCACCCGCTTCTGGAGCGGCGGCACGGTGGCGAACCCGAGGGCACCGATCAGCGCGATGGTCACGGCCGCCGCGATCTTGTTGTGCGCGGTGAGCGTGAACAGGGCGAGTACGACCGCCAGGGCGCCCAGGGAGACGTACAGCATCGGCATCAGGGCGCGGTCGGCGAACCTGCCGCCGACGAGGTTGCCGCCGACCATGCCGAGGCCGAAGAGGACGAGCAGCCAGGTGACGGAGCCGTCGGCGAAGCCGCCCACGTGCGTCATCATCGGCGCGATGTAGGTGATCGCCGCGAAGACTCCGCCGAAACCGAGGACGGTCATCGCCATCGCCAGCAGTACCTGGACGTTCTTGAACGCGGCGAGCTCGTGGCGCAGGCGCACGCCTTCCTGCTTGGGCATGTCGGGGACGAGCTTGGCGATGCCCGCCAGGCCGAGGACACCCAGAGCGGCGACGATCGTGAAGGTCACGCGCCAGCCGGCGGACTGGCCGATGAGGGTGCCCAGCGGTACACCGACGACGTTGGCGACGGTCAGGCCGGTGAACATCATCGCGATGGCGCCGGCCTTCTTGTCGGGCGCGACGAGGTCTGCGGCGACGACGGCACCGATGCCGAAGAAGGCACCGTGTGCGAGCGAGGCGACCACGCGGCCGATCAGCATCACGGAGAAGCTGGGAGCGACGGCGGAGAGCAGGTTGCCGATGATGAACAGCCCCATCAGGAGCATCAGCATCCGCTTGCGGGACACCTTGGTACCGAGGACGGTCATGAGCGGCGCGCCGAACATGACGCCGAGTGCGTAGCCGGTCACGAGGAAGCCCGCGGTGGGGATGGAGACACCGAAGTCACCGGCGACCTCGGGCAGCAAACCCATGATCACGAACTCGGTGGTTCCGATTCCGAAGGCCCCGATCGCGAGGGCAAGAAGCGCGAGAGGCATGGGGGAGAACCTTCCCAGACGATTGCAGGAGCGCTTTACATGCGTTGACAATACTTGCAGACGCTGACTACTTGCAAGCGCGGACTATCGCGGTAGTGCTCTATCCTGGTGTCAGCCGCTCCGGTACGGAGGAGAACGCCATGACAGCGACGGACCCCGCGCTCACCGCCCTCGCCCAGGGCTGGTGCGCCCTCTCCCTGCTGCACGGGAGGATCGAGGCGCACATCGAACGGGCCCTGCAGACCAAGCACGACCTGAGCGTGCGCGAGTACTCGCTCCTCGACGTCCTCAGCCGTCAGCACGACGGAGACGGCGGCCATCTCCAGATGAAGCAGGTCGCCGACGCGGTCGTCCTCAGCCAGAGCGCCACCACGCGACTGGTGACCCGCCTCGAGGACCGCGGGCTGCTCTCGCGCTACCTGTGCCCGACCGATCGCCGTGGCATCTACACGAATGTCAGCGCGGCGGGCCTCAAGCTCCTCGACGAGGCCCGGCCCACCAATGACGCCGCCCTGCGCGAGGCGCTCGACGCAGCCGCCAAGGTTCCCGAACTGGCTCCGCTGGTCCGCGTCGTGGAGTCGGCAAGCGTGCCGACGCCTGCGTAGCGAGGGCAGTTGCCCCACACGCAGGGATCGCCTGCCCCGAGGCACGTCTGCGTAGGGTGCTGCCATGGGAGATCTTGAGATACGACCGGCTGTCCCGGACGACGTCCCTGCCATCGTCGCGATGCTCGCCGACGACCCTCTGGGAGCGCAGCGCGAGTCACCGGACGACCTGAGTCCCTATCTGGCCGCCCTGGAGCGCCTGAGCGACGATCCGAACCAGCACCTGGTCGTCGCCGTGCGCGAAGGCCGAGTCGTCGGCACGCTCCAACTCACGATCATTCCGGGGCTGTCCCGCAAAGGTGCGACCCGCTCGATCATCGAAGGCGTACGCGTCCATGCCGACGAGCGCGGCAGCGGCCTGGGCACCCGCTTCATCGAGTGGGCGATCGACCGTTCCCGGAGCGAGGGCTGCCAGTTGGTGCAGCTGACCTCCGACGTCATCCGCACCGACGCCCACCGGTTCTACGAACGGCTCGGCTTCACGGCTTCCCATGTCGGGTTCAAGCTGCAGCTCTGAGGCGAATCCCGGCCGCCGAGTCGGTGCACGGGTCCGAGTGCGGCGAGGGGCACCCTGTGCGCGGCAAGGGGCGCCCTGTTTCACGTGAAACATCACGCCCCTGCCCATGCAACTCACCCATCGACGAACGACTAACCGATCCCGCGCCACCCCTCACGGTCCACACCACCCGGCACTGAAGCCCCCTCCTCGTACGGCTGCCGCGTGAACACGAACGACCCGAGGTCCAGGTGGTCCACCGATCCGTCGGGGCGCTGTACGGCCCTCAGGACCTCGCCCGCGTAGTAGCCGTCGAGTCCCGTCCAGGTCCCGTCTCCGTCGGCCCGGAAACGCGAACGCCGGCCGTTGCCCGACAGCGGCCCGAGCGAGACACCTCCTTCGGCCGTGAGGCGCAGTGCGAAGGCGTGCGTTCCCCAGTACCAGGGTCCCGCCAACTCCAGTACGGACCGGTCGACCTCGGGCAGCGGCCGCCACGGCTCGGGGATCGGGGGCTCGGCCTCGGCGACGATACGTACGAGATCGGCGGCGACCGTGAACACCGGCGGGCCGGAGGTGCAGTTGGCGAGCACGACGGCGGCCAGGTCGTCCTCGACGCTGACCAAGAGGCCGGCGAGGAAGCCGGGGAGGGAACCGGAGTGCCCCACAAGCATCCGGCCGTCCCGGTACTGGACCTGCATACCGAGGCCGTACGCGCTGCCGGCCGCCACCTCTTCGGCTTCGGCCGGCGCGGCGGGCGTACGCATCTCCCGAACGGACTCGGCGCTCAGCACCCGGTCGTCGCCCTTGGTCAGGAAGACCGCGAAGCGCGCCAAGTCGCCCGTGGTCGACCAGAGTTGACCCGCCGGTGCCATGCGACCCAGGTTCTCCACGGGTTCCGGCAGCATCACGTCCGCCCAGGGATGCACGGCCCAGCCGCCCGCGTGCGGTGCTTGAGGCTCCACGCCCGTGCGGTGCAGTCCCAGCGGTTCGAGCACCT from Streptomyces sp. NBC_00258 includes:
- a CDS encoding GNAT family N-acetyltransferase gives rise to the protein MSTPSPAFQPIRRLTPRDLTACADLAENRGWPREEHKWGLLLTAGTGYGIDDPDGGLVTACVVTSYGPQERPALAAIGMVLVAERHARQGVGRRLMQHVVAELDTTPVTLHATPYGRPLYEELGFKTTGRAEMVRGHFVPGGPEPEVATRAATAEDLNAILRLDEGVFGTDRTHMITRLPAFADQLRVAEENGRIIGYAAAWPNLDNHVVGPLIARDTETAKALIASLAAHVDGPLRTDIDVRHEELLAWVKERGLAPLSFNAVMTYGISELPGDWTRRFAPLTVAAG
- a CDS encoding GlcG/HbpS family heme-binding protein, whose amino-acid sequence is MSTTAVAPLTIQDAEALVTAARRAAEAADVTVSVTVLDAGGHLLAFRRDDRAVLISGETSTRKAYTALQLDTPTADLVDAVQPGGLFHTLPTALDRPLLFIAGGVPVHRDGRLVGAIGVGGGAPEQDHAFATTALKTLA
- a CDS encoding MFS transporter — translated: MPLALLALAIGAFGIGTTEFVIMGLLPEVAGDFGVSIPTAGFLVTGYALGVMFGAPLMTVLGTKVSRKRMLMLLMGLFIIGNLLSAVAPSFSVMLIGRVVASLAHGAFFGIGAVVAADLVAPDKKAGAIAMMFTGLTVANVVGVPLGTLIGQSAGWRVTFTIVAALGVLGLAGIAKLVPDMPKQEGVRLRHELAAFKNVQVLLAMAMTVLGFGGVFAAITYIAPMMTHVGGFADGSVTWLLVLFGLGMVGGNLVGGRFADRALMPMLYVSLGALAVVLALFTLTAHNKIAAAVTIALIGALGFATVPPLQKRVLDQAHGAPTLASAVNIGAFNLGNALSAWLGGLVIAAGLGYTAPNWVGAALAAAALALAVLSAALERRADATDATDGLVVTGAASAESAQQKAAVHH
- a CDS encoding MarR family winged helix-turn-helix transcriptional regulator gives rise to the protein MTATDPALTALAQGWCALSLLHGRIEAHIERALQTKHDLSVREYSLLDVLSRQHDGDGGHLQMKQVADAVVLSQSATTRLVTRLEDRGLLSRYLCPTDRRGIYTNVSAAGLKLLDEARPTNDAALREALDAAAKVPELAPLVRVVESASVPTPA
- a CDS encoding GNAT family N-acetyltransferase codes for the protein MGDLEIRPAVPDDVPAIVAMLADDPLGAQRESPDDLSPYLAALERLSDDPNQHLVVAVREGRVVGTLQLTIIPGLSRKGATRSIIEGVRVHADERGSGLGTRFIEWAIDRSRSEGCQLVQLTSDVIRTDAHRFYERLGFTASHVGFKLQL
- a CDS encoding serine hydrolase domain-containing protein, which produces MTTPVDELLPTTRRALLHRIATAQAEGRAPSLVAAVVRGGETVWHGSRTSVDGHGPDENVQYRIGSITKTFTAVLVLRLRDEGVLDLGDPLEKHLPGTGAGEATIAELLAHTSGLAAESPSPWWERTPGSLRPELADVLGEQPHRHPVGRRFHYSNPGYTLLGALVEELRGVPWEEALRNEVLEPLGLHRTGVEPQAPHAGGWAVHPWADVMLPEPVENLGRMAPAGQLWSTTGDLARFAVFLTKGDDRVLSAESVREMRTPAAPAEAEEVAAGSAYGLGMQVQYRDGRMLVGHSGSLPGFLAGLLVSVEDDLAAVVLANCTSGPPVFTVAADLVRIVAEAEPPIPEPWRPLPEVDRSVLELAGPWYWGTHAFALRLTAEGGVSLGPLSGNGRRSRFRADGDGTWTGLDGYYAGEVLRAVQRPDGSVDHLDLGSFVFTRQPYEEGASVPGGVDREGWRGIG